The Pseudomonas protegens genome contains the following window.
GCCTGGCCTTCCTCAAGTCCGGGATCGCCACTCGCAACCCGGCGTTCAACCGCTCCATCGAGCAGATCGAGCGGGTCGCTGTGCGCTCCAAGGCGCCGATGCTGCTGATCGGCCCCACCGGTGCCGGCAAGTCGTTCCTGGCCCGGCGCATCTATGAACTCAAGCGCGGCCGGCACCAGGTGCAGGGACGCTTTGTCGAGGTCAACTGCGCCACCCTGCGCGGCGACGGCGCGATGTCGGCGCTGTTCGGCCATATCAAGGGCGCCTTCACCGGCGCCCAGAACGCCCGCGAGGGCCTGCTGCGGGCGGCCCATAGCGGCATGCTGTTTCTTGATGAGATCGGCGAACTGGGACTGGACGAACAGGCGATGCTGCTCAAGGCCATCGAGGAAAAACGCTTCTTCCCCATGGGCGCGGACCAGGAAGTGGAGAGTGACTTCCTGATCATCGCCGGCACCCACCGCGACCTGCGCGGCCGGGTGGCCCAGGGCCTGTTCCGCGAAGACCTGTATGCGCGGATCAACCTCTGGACCTTCAACCTGCCGGGACTGGCGGGACGCCGCGAGGACATCGAGCCGAACATCGACTTCGAACTGGAGCGTCACGCCCGGGAGCAAGGGCAACTGGTGCGTTTCAACCTGGAGGCGCGGCGCCGCTACCTGGCCTTTGCCAGCTCCAGCGAAGCGGCGTGGCTGGGCAACTTCCGCGAGCTGTCGGCCTCCATCACCCGCATGGCCACCCTGGCCGACAGCGGACGCATCGACCAGGCCCAGGTCGAGGAGGAAATCCAGCGCCTGCGCCACGCCTGGGGCCTGGAAAACGCCGAGGATGAACTGCAGCAACTGTTGGGCGACGAGGTAGAGCTGGACCTGTTCGACCGTCTGCAGCTCAAGGCGGTGATTGCCGAATGCCGTCGCGCCGACAGCCTGTCGGACGCCGGGCGCAGGCTGTTCGGCGTGTCACGCCTGGGCAAGGCCAACCCCAACGACGCCGACCGCCTGCGCAAATACCTGGCGCGCTTCGGCCTGGATTGGAAGCAACTGTAGCCGCTGCCGCAGGCTGCGCACGGCCCGTAGGGACCCAGGGTGCTCAAGATCGATAGAGGTTTGGCTGGCGATTGCCAGGCAAGGTCCTGCGGACCTTCGCGCAGCTTCGCAGGCTCAGCAGCGGCTACAGGGCTGCGGTTGGGACGGCGAAGACGCCACTGGCCCGGGCCACTTCACGCTCGCCGACTCGCAGCACCACGGTGGCAAAGGCCATCTGCCGGCCGCGCTTGGCATGCTCCAGACGCACCTCGATCCATTCCCCGACCTGCACCGCACCCAGGTAGTCGAGGGTCATGCTGGCGGTGATCAGCGGCAACGGCGGCTCGCTGGAGAACGCCATGGCGTAGCCCATGCCGATGTCCGCCAGGGTGGCGATGATGCCGCCATGCACCGTACCCCGGCCGTTGGCGTGGCGG
Protein-coding sequences here:
- the rtcR gene encoding RNA repair transcriptional activator RtcR, coding for MSSKPTVAIGFVGSTLDRVGKGANRWSHWRPTVGLCQQQDVLINRLELIHGLDARDISLAERVANDVRQVSPETEVRLHPMGLNNPWDFEEVYAALHDFTSAYPFDTEREDYLVHITTGTHVAQICWFLLTEARYLPARLIQTSPARRRDPSEHATGTHALIDLDLSRYDRIASRFAHKRLEGLAFLKSGIATRNPAFNRSIEQIERVAVRSKAPMLLIGPTGAGKSFLARRIYELKRGRHQVQGRFVEVNCATLRGDGAMSALFGHIKGAFTGAQNAREGLLRAAHSGMLFLDEIGELGLDEQAMLLKAIEEKRFFPMGADQEVESDFLIIAGTHRDLRGRVAQGLFREDLYARINLWTFNLPGLAGRREDIEPNIDFELERHAREQGQLVRFNLEARRRYLAFASSSEAAWLGNFRELSASITRMATLADSGRIDQAQVEEEIQRLRHAWGLENAEDELQQLLGDEVELDLFDRLQLKAVIAECRRADSLSDAGRRLFGVSRLGKANPNDADRLRKYLARFGLDWKQL
- a CDS encoding PaaI family thioesterase; this translates as MSQSDIPQGFSPLPRSSPLLELIGPVYGRGSGRELCLGLRADTRHANGRGTVHGGIIATLADIGMGYAMAFSSEPPLPLITASMTLDYLGAVQVGEWIEVRLEHAKRGRQMAFATVVLRVGEREVARASGVFAVPTAAL